Proteins found in one Lutimonas zeaxanthinifaciens genomic segment:
- a CDS encoding sodium:solute symporter → MVLLDWIVLLATLLFIVIYGSWKTRGSKNVRDFIKGGSEAKWWTIGLSVMATQASAITFLSTPGQAFHSGMGFVQFYFGLPIAMIIICMVFIPIYHKLNVYTAYEYLESRFDLKTRSLAAILFLIQRGLAAGITIFAPAIILSAVLGWDLLTLNIIIGVLVIIYTVSGGTKAVSVTQKQQMAIIFIGMFAAFFIILGYLPEDVTFSKAIEIAGASGKMEVLDFSFDLNNRYTVWTGFLGGTFLMLSYFGTDQSQVQRYLSGKSIRESQLGLLFNGFLKVPMQFFILLVGVMVFVFYQFNNSPLNFNPSATNAVKESKYAEDYGALEKNHLNLLKEKKQLQLQYAEFPEQTELGNKISVLQKQEIAYREEAKDLILKADSNQEVNDKDYVFIHFILNNLPRGLIGLLLAVILSAAMSSTASELNALAATTTMDLYKRNDHKEREDIYYVSVTKWFTLAWGVLAILVASIANLFDNLIQLVNIIGSIFYGNILGIFLIAFFIRYVKGNAVFIAALITQLFIIWIYFMDVLPYLWLNLLGCVIVMLLAVLIQFVKGMGSTKKL, encoded by the coding sequence ATGGTATTATTAGACTGGATCGTTTTATTGGCCACACTTTTGTTTATTGTGATTTACGGATCATGGAAAACCAGAGGAAGTAAAAATGTCAGGGACTTTATAAAAGGTGGAAGCGAAGCCAAATGGTGGACGATTGGCCTTTCGGTGATGGCAACTCAGGCCAGCGCCATAACTTTTTTATCAACTCCGGGCCAGGCATTTCACAGTGGGATGGGATTTGTTCAGTTTTACTTTGGATTGCCCATCGCAATGATCATTATTTGCATGGTTTTTATTCCTATTTACCACAAATTAAATGTTTATACGGCCTATGAGTATTTGGAGTCGCGATTTGACTTAAAAACCAGGTCTTTAGCTGCTATTTTGTTCTTAATACAAAGAGGGTTGGCCGCCGGAATTACGATTTTTGCACCAGCAATCATTTTGTCTGCTGTTTTGGGTTGGGATCTACTGACTTTGAACATTATCATCGGAGTACTTGTGATCATCTATACCGTAAGTGGCGGGACCAAAGCCGTGAGCGTGACACAAAAGCAGCAGATGGCGATTATATTTATCGGAATGTTTGCTGCCTTTTTCATTATTCTGGGTTACCTGCCCGAGGACGTTACTTTTTCAAAGGCGATTGAAATAGCAGGTGCCAGCGGGAAAATGGAGGTTCTTGATTTTTCATTTGACCTTAATAACCGTTATACGGTTTGGACAGGGTTTCTTGGAGGAACGTTTTTAATGCTTTCTTACTTTGGAACGGATCAGTCTCAGGTTCAACGCTATTTATCAGGTAAATCTATAAGGGAAAGTCAATTGGGACTGCTTTTCAATGGATTTTTAAAGGTTCCCATGCAGTTTTTTATTTTGCTTGTAGGGGTTATGGTATTTGTTTTTTATCAGTTTAACAATTCACCTTTGAATTTTAACCCGTCAGCGACCAACGCAGTGAAGGAGTCAAAGTATGCCGAAGATTATGGAGCGTTGGAAAAGAATCATTTAAATCTTTTGAAAGAAAAGAAGCAACTGCAATTACAGTATGCTGAATTTCCCGAACAAACTGAGCTCGGTAACAAAATCAGCGTACTTCAAAAACAGGAGATTGCTTATCGCGAAGAGGCCAAGGACCTCATATTAAAAGCAGATTCAAATCAGGAGGTTAATGATAAGGATTATGTGTTTATCCATTTTATACTTAATAATCTGCCACGTGGCCTGATTGGGCTTTTACTGGCTGTAATCTTATCTGCTGCCATGTCTTCAACCGCATCAGAATTAAACGCTTTGGCGGCAACCACAACCATGGATCTCTACAAACGTAACGATCATAAGGAAAGGGAAGATATATATTATGTTTCCGTTACCAAATGGTTCACTCTTGCATGGGGTGTTTTAGCTATTCTAGTAGCGAGCATTGCTAATTTATTTGACAATCTAATTCAGTTGGTAAATATCATCGGTTCCATTTTTTATGGTAATATTTTGGGTATTTTCCTCATTGCGTTCTTTATCAGGTATGTCAAAGGAAATGCTGTTTTTATAGCGGCCTTGATCACGCAACTTTTCATTATCTGGATTTACTTTATGGATGTTCTTCCTTATTTGTGGCTGAATTTACTGGGATGTGTGATTGTAATGCTCCTGGCGGTGCTCATTCAGTTTGTAAAAGGGATGGGAAGCACGAAGAAACTTTAG
- a CDS encoding DUF2911 domain-containing protein codes for MKSFSLLLAFFFVVSVSCAQKSPRLSAKGTVNGANIEIDYGAPSVKGRKVWGGLEKYGQVWRAGANENTTISFDKDVSVEGKKLAAGKYGFFIIPNESGDWVAIFNKKNDAWGAYSYSESDDALRVMIKPEFDTSTQEQLMYAVDKSGIVFAWEKARLHIKVE; via the coding sequence ATGAAATCATTTAGTTTATTACTCGCTTTCTTTTTTGTGGTATCTGTAAGCTGTGCTCAAAAAAGCCCTAGATTAAGTGCCAAGGGAACCGTAAACGGTGCAAACATTGAAATTGATTATGGGGCTCCCAGCGTTAAAGGAAGAAAAGTCTGGGGAGGCCTGGAAAAATATGGCCAGGTCTGGAGGGCAGGAGCCAACGAAAATACAACCATTTCGTTTGATAAGGATGTAAGCGTTGAAGGTAAAAAACTTGCTGCCGGTAAATACGGATTTTTCATTATCCCGAATGAATCAGGGGATTGGGTAGCGATTTTTAATAAAAAAAATGATGCATGGGGAGCTTATTCGTATTCAGAATCAGACGATGCCCTGCGTGTAATGATAAAACCTGAGTTTGATACAAGTACACAGGAGCAATTGATGTACGCTGTGGATAAATCGGGGATTGTTTTTGCCTGGGAAAAGGCACGGCTTCATATTAAAGTCGAATAA